In Haloarcula marismortui ATCC 43049, the following are encoded in one genomic region:
- a CDS encoding winged helix-turn-helix domain-containing protein has product MSINYDELSYIASSANREAVMETLQDGPAAPSTIAEETDRDIAHISRALQELREKGHVELLVSESVKKGRFYGLTDSGEALASELPEVNTGR; this is encoded by the coding sequence ATGAGTATCAACTACGACGAACTGTCCTACATCGCATCGAGCGCCAACCGAGAAGCCGTCATGGAAACACTCCAGGACGGCCCCGCAGCGCCCTCAACCATCGCCGAGGAAACCGACCGCGATATCGCGCACATCTCCCGAGCGCTCCAGGAGCTTAGAGAGAAAGGTCACGTCGAATTGCTGGTGTCTGAATCGGTCAAAAAGGGCCGGTTCTACGGGCTGACCGACAGCGGCGAAGCCCTTGCATCGGAGCTGCCGGAGGTGAACACTGGCCGATGA
- a CDS encoding DUF5817 domain-containing protein, translating to MTFHVVGCSDCSALWIIDESGDSKACCPTCGRTHSRERLRSLASAADREVAAQRRSAILASRRDESDADLRAYWDQATDDPVIDDREYLDGMGLDDDLVDNLCGESSSTSTTSDSSTTRPDSGPDVDVDVANKPQLRGSAYPDAAEEPGIALLDPRGQLSITGLTYHDVAPQSSEWLGDLLADLIPMTARCVQDLAVLHEEGPDPSDPRQTNYEVPRFVQEVLAGEVAGLEAADASVGAIEEARAYLDAAARYALLWDNECYRAQRGFKGTEQFERIQRTLTTTGTSRGPFNAGVDALRHSLVALHAERETPLPVTFVLDGEAWTAADRETVKRALRVLDVLADALDVRLQMSPGVRQRVRRLTLRALDADDEADIPAWAERFSFLTEAGYSSRRGGDVDEDSDEGQLDEEAWGWVDTNRSQTGPLTVLAHLDTDGERSVRAIKRDDAIAYADGSIDRYVSFLEAEDIITVDRSHASNQVSLTALGEAAQQYVDREGNPVHPSQSRLSGASYGHPSRSRKCSVSAQKRDRYPPAERWLAATGSASESGYVQWLGDRTGSREVEPPVLHRRFSAAKRVDGVTFADGDILDWTDDDDAPDGDGRVSYISTFDDEALVILQWGGPVVTLGRLCGALFSNRMLSKALNTDALGKQWNRAHDGVETFENDLHDVLIQAKQIGWLSSDELEDLDNWRERIGAVRSMLLSQVGDFDDLDSGLQAQLMRDLHGLLCSAMNVYDAAGLDVTINIRLPDPDALRRNENQYEKFLDFARYTITKQAGYRDDYGVHSWYRMCIEDRPQKLRARSEYDIDDTDPVADLLASWVFTGPGVSDLLPDVQEAVDEEATRLRERVDAGVEDAAILDIPMVEANSHGHIRGLVREIADRKGFYDGNRADLDRLTRCLEAALAAADRGPDPCLVADALDSLESRDSVSDRLDVDAVEAALATLPSEAIFPTLPPAARRMLSALFASTEPLDRQDLIEITSESSYNRHHKTLRAFFLVEDTGEGFVAHLEPWWSSTSSVSEPYHDDTPYPGSPAGHPSHILLGPVYDSGLLDIPPDEYAALGYLDYQELLDELGLSRWRPILEAFCSDCHEATTTSHAVDSELSYSDHSGVRIGPLSPSQDVAQTSIAQAAADD from the coding sequence ATGACGTTCCACGTTGTCGGCTGTTCAGACTGTTCGGCACTCTGGATCATCGACGAGTCAGGTGACTCGAAAGCCTGCTGTCCAACCTGTGGCCGGACTCACAGCCGGGAGCGCCTCCGTTCACTCGCGTCGGCTGCTGACAGGGAGGTCGCAGCGCAGCGACGGTCGGCTATCCTTGCATCACGCCGGGATGAGTCGGATGCTGACCTACGCGCGTACTGGGACCAAGCTACTGATGACCCAGTCATCGACGATCGAGAGTATCTCGACGGGATGGGTCTTGACGACGATCTCGTCGATAACCTCTGCGGTGAGTCTTCGTCAACGTCGACGACGTCTGATTCATCGACAACCCGTCCGGACTCCGGGCCCGACGTAGACGTCGACGTGGCGAACAAACCACAGCTCCGCGGGTCTGCCTATCCAGACGCCGCGGAGGAACCGGGAATTGCTCTACTGGACCCTCGGGGTCAGCTCTCGATCACCGGACTCACCTACCATGATGTGGCGCCACAAAGCTCCGAGTGGCTCGGTGATCTCCTTGCGGACCTCATCCCGATGACGGCACGCTGTGTCCAAGACCTCGCAGTTCTCCATGAAGAGGGACCCGACCCCTCGGACCCGCGCCAGACGAACTACGAGGTGCCCCGCTTCGTCCAAGAGGTTCTCGCCGGAGAGGTCGCTGGCCTCGAGGCGGCCGACGCTTCTGTCGGGGCTATCGAGGAGGCACGCGCCTACCTCGACGCGGCGGCCCGCTACGCGCTCCTGTGGGACAACGAGTGTTATCGGGCCCAGCGCGGGTTCAAAGGCACCGAGCAATTCGAGCGGATTCAACGAACGCTCACCACTACTGGCACGAGTCGTGGGCCGTTCAACGCTGGCGTCGACGCACTCCGACACTCGTTAGTCGCCCTGCACGCTGAACGCGAGACGCCACTGCCAGTCACGTTCGTTCTCGACGGAGAGGCCTGGACGGCAGCCGACCGAGAGACTGTGAAACGCGCCCTTCGGGTGTTGGATGTCCTTGCCGACGCTCTGGATGTGCGCCTCCAGATGTCGCCTGGAGTCCGGCAGCGAGTGCGTCGGCTGACGCTGCGGGCGCTCGACGCCGATGACGAAGCGGACATCCCGGCATGGGCTGAGCGCTTCTCGTTCCTTACTGAGGCCGGATACTCCTCCCGGCGTGGTGGGGACGTCGACGAGGACTCAGACGAGGGCCAGCTGGACGAGGAAGCCTGGGGCTGGGTCGATACCAACCGGTCCCAGACAGGCCCGCTGACTGTGCTGGCACATCTCGATACTGACGGTGAGCGCTCCGTTCGCGCTATCAAGCGAGACGACGCAATCGCCTATGCAGACGGCAGCATCGACCGCTACGTGTCGTTCCTCGAAGCCGAGGACATCATCACGGTGGATCGCTCACACGCCTCGAATCAGGTCTCGCTGACCGCTCTCGGCGAAGCAGCACAGCAGTATGTCGACCGAGAGGGTAACCCTGTCCACCCGTCCCAATCCCGGCTGTCGGGGGCGTCTTACGGACACCCCTCACGGTCTCGTAAGTGTAGTGTATCCGCCCAGAAGCGCGACCGGTACCCCCCCGCCGAACGGTGGCTTGCCGCGACCGGCTCCGCATCTGAGTCTGGCTATGTCCAGTGGCTCGGCGACCGCACTGGCTCTCGCGAGGTCGAACCGCCGGTTCTTCACCGCCGGTTTTCCGCCGCGAAACGCGTTGACGGCGTCACCTTCGCCGACGGGGACATCCTCGACTGGACGGACGACGATGACGCACCCGACGGCGACGGTCGCGTGTCCTACATCTCGACGTTTGATGACGAAGCGCTCGTCATCCTGCAGTGGGGCGGGCCCGTCGTAACACTGGGACGTCTGTGTGGTGCCTTATTCAGCAATCGGATGCTCAGTAAGGCATTAAATACGGATGCACTGGGGAAACAGTGGAACCGGGCCCACGACGGCGTCGAAACGTTCGAAAACGACCTCCACGATGTCCTCATTCAGGCCAAACAAATCGGCTGGCTTTCCAGTGACGAACTCGAAGATCTGGACAACTGGCGCGAACGGATCGGCGCAGTGCGGTCCATGCTCCTCTCGCAAGTTGGGGACTTCGACGACCTCGACTCCGGCCTGCAGGCCCAGCTGATGCGAGACCTCCACGGGCTGCTCTGTAGCGCGATGAACGTCTACGACGCCGCCGGCCTCGACGTAACCATCAACATCCGACTGCCCGATCCCGATGCGCTCCGGCGTAACGAGAATCAATACGAGAAGTTCCTCGATTTTGCTCGCTACACGATCACCAAACAGGCCGGCTATCGCGATGACTACGGCGTCCACAGCTGGTATCGGATGTGCATCGAGGACCGCCCACAGAAACTCCGGGCGCGGTCCGAATACGATATCGACGACACCGATCCCGTTGCTGACCTACTGGCGTCGTGGGTCTTCACGGGCCCTGGCGTCTCCGACCTCTTGCCCGACGTCCAGGAGGCCGTCGACGAGGAAGCGACTCGCCTTCGCGAGCGCGTCGACGCCGGCGTCGAAGACGCCGCCATCCTCGATATCCCGATGGTGGAAGCCAATTCCCACGGCCACATCCGGGGGCTCGTCCGGGAGATTGCCGACCGCAAGGGGTTCTATGACGGCAATCGCGCGGATCTCGACCGACTCACCCGCTGTCTGGAAGCAGCGCTCGCGGCGGCCGACCGTGGCCCCGACCCCTGCCTCGTGGCAGATGCCCTCGACAGCCTCGAATCGCGTGATAGCGTGTCCGACCGCCTCGACGTCGACGCCGTTGAGGCCGCGCTGGCCACGCTCCCCAGCGAGGCGATCTTCCCAACGTTGCCGCCGGCAGCCCGACGGATGCTCTCGGCACTGTTCGCGAGCACCGAGCCACTCGACCGGCAGGACCTCATCGAGATTACTTCAGAGAGTTCCTATAACCGCCATCACAAGACGCTGCGGGCGTTCTTCCTCGTGGAAGATACCGGCGAGGGCTTCGTCGCACACCTGGAGCCGTGGTGGTCGTCGACGTCATCGGTGAGCGAGCCGTACCACGACGACACTCCGTACCCTGGGTCACCGGCCGGCCATCCATCGCACATCCTGCTGGGCCCAGTCTATGACTCTGGGCTGCTGGACATCCCGCCGGATGAATACGCCGCCCTCGGATATCTCGACTACCAGGAGCTTCTCGACGAGCTGGGACTCTCGCGATGGCGGCCCATCCTGGAGGCGTTCTGTAGCGATTGCCACGAGGCAACTACTACATCGCATGCTGTGGACTCAGAGCTATCTTACTCGGACCACTCAGGGGTTCGAATCGGGCCGCTGTCCCCGAGTCAGGACGTTGCTCAGACTTCAATTGCGCAAGCCGCCGCTGATGACTAG